One region of Deferrivibrio essentukiensis genomic DNA includes:
- the dnaN gene encoding DNA polymerase III subunit beta → MKLKIVKDELQNVLNHAINFTSTKNINSILQNILLEAEGDKLTIKASNIHTAYTAEIDAVIENTGITTVPCKKLLDIVKELPNSAVIDISFDGHKLKIKSGKSSFNLSTLNPELFPTIGEIVPEYFIEIPSEKLQAILKKVYFCISNDTSKIEYSGCHFKAYGNKLEAAAADYQRIAIAHTEFEEEFSDEFLINIPKRTIIEVIKIIDGNETVTIETDKKQIVFKIGKTQIYSKLIEKYIKSIASLFNAEYPTTAKLPKNEFIDVLKRVSSITSEITHGVVLSFSNGKLSVYSLETEYGLGHDFIENLEFSGEDLDIIFNSKQLIEILSAVDTDFVELKMNGRKSPALIVPQDNWYKYLVVPLTIEQF, encoded by the coding sequence ATGAAACTTAAAATTGTAAAAGACGAACTTCAAAATGTACTCAACCATGCAATAAACTTTACAAGTACTAAAAACATAAATTCTATTTTACAAAATATTCTTCTAGAAGCAGAAGGTGACAAACTAACTATAAAAGCATCTAACATTCATACAGCCTACACAGCAGAAATAGATGCTGTTATAGAAAACACAGGTATAACAACGGTCCCTTGCAAAAAGCTGCTTGATATAGTTAAGGAGTTACCAAACTCTGCAGTCATAGATATCAGTTTTGATGGACATAAACTTAAAATCAAAAGTGGTAAATCCTCATTTAATTTATCAACGTTAAATCCAGAATTATTTCCAACTATAGGTGAAATTGTTCCTGAATATTTTATTGAAATACCAAGCGAAAAATTACAGGCAATATTAAAAAAAGTATATTTTTGTATATCTAATGATACTTCAAAAATAGAATACAGTGGTTGCCACTTCAAAGCGTATGGCAATAAATTAGAAGCTGCAGCTGCAGATTATCAGAGAATAGCAATAGCACATACAGAATTTGAAGAAGAATTCTCCGACGAATTTTTAATAAATATACCAAAAAGGACAATAATTGAAGTAATTAAAATTATCGATGGTAATGAAACTGTTACAATAGAAACAGATAAGAAACAGATAGTTTTTAAAATTGGGAAAACACAAATTTATTCTAAGTTGATAGAAAAATATATTAAAAGTATTGCTTCACTTTTTAATGCCGAATATCCTACAACAGCTAAGCTTCCAAAAAATGAATTTATAGACGTTCTAAAGAGAGTCTCCTCAATTACAAGTGAAATAACTCATGGTGTAGTTTTATCTTTCAGTAATGGTAAATTGTCAGTATACAGCCTTGAAACAGAATACGGTTTAGGTCATGATTTTATTGAAAATCTTGAATTTTCAGGTGAAGATTTAGACATCATCTTCAACTCAAAGCAATTAATAGAAATTTTAAGTGCTGTAGATACAGATTTTGTCGAACTAAAAATGAATGGCAGAAAAAGTCCTGCACTTATTGTACCACAAGATAATTGGTATAAGTATTTAGTAGTACCTCTTACGATTGAACAATTTTAA
- the recF gene encoding DNA replication/repair protein RecF (All proteins in this family for which functions are known are DNA-binding proteins that assist the filamentation of RecA onto DNA for the initiation of recombination or recombinational repair.), whose amino-acid sequence MLIKKLRLVNFRNHKDNIFTFDKINYVSGNNGTGKTSLAEAISVILTLKSFRQHNFRKIISFNSDFFYLNAKLIDEENNIIDTKLKYGKKKELYLNDNKEAFDNYIKDKLLFTYSPENEGILSKNQKDRRSFIDRVVFYKNFYFLSILKKYNKLLEIKKNILESDKIDKEYLDIVNEELLSLSLNITDFRVKEVKFLNKKLSQEFKNVFKNETFEILIKQNIPDKNIFKKELFAGKILSGCHLDKIYFSLNGKIYEDFASFGQRKTFSLITLASILLSIEDFGKSGIILVLDDFEVGLDSERIGVFKSIFEKYQLIITGVENRYFKNANNITL is encoded by the coding sequence ATGTTAATTAAGAAACTAAGATTAGTTAACTTTAGAAATCATAAAGATAATATTTTTACGTTTGACAAAATTAATTATGTTTCTGGCAATAACGGTACAGGTAAAACAAGTCTTGCCGAAGCAATTTCAGTTATTCTCACATTGAAGAGCTTTAGACAACATAACTTTAGAAAAATTATATCATTTAACTCAGATTTTTTTTATTTAAATGCCAAATTAATCGATGAGGAAAATAATATTATCGATACAAAGTTAAAATACGGTAAAAAAAAAGAGCTTTATCTTAATGACAATAAAGAAGCTTTTGATAATTATATAAAAGACAAACTTTTATTTACTTATTCACCTGAGAATGAAGGTATCCTTTCAAAAAATCAAAAAGATAGACGAAGCTTTATTGATAGAGTTGTTTTTTATAAAAATTTTTATTTTTTAAGTATATTAAAAAAATACAATAAACTGCTTGAGATAAAAAAGAATATTCTCGAATCAGATAAAATTGATAAAGAGTATTTAGATATAGTAAATGAAGAGCTTTTGTCTTTGAGTTTAAATATTACTGATTTTAGGGTAAAAGAAGTTAAATTTTTAAATAAAAAATTATCTCAAGAATTTAAGAATGTCTTTAAAAATGAGACGTTTGAAATTTTGATAAAACAAAACATTCCCGATAAAAATATTTTTAAAAAAGAATTATTTGCCGGTAAAATATTATCCGGCTGCCATCTTGATAAAATATACTTTTCCTTAAACGGTAAAATATATGAGGATTTCGCCTCTTTTGGCCAACGAAAGACTTTTTCCCTTATTACCCTTGCATCTATTTTATTATCTATTGAAGATTTTGGAAAAAGTGGTATAATCCTAGTTTTAGATGACTTTGAGGTTGGTCTTGATAGTGAAAGAATTGGTGTATTTAAATCTATTTTTGAAAAATATCAGTTAATAATTACCGGCGTTGAAAATAGGTACTTTAAAAATGCAAATAATATAACTTTATAG
- the gyrB gene encoding DNA topoisomerase (ATP-hydrolyzing) subunit B gives MTENRKDYNEESIKVLEGLEPVRQRPGMYIGSVDQRGLHHLVYEVVDNSIDEASAGYCDEIKVILHIDGSVTIEDNGRGIPVGEHPVAKKPTVEVVMTTLHAGGKFNSGAYYASGGLHGVGVSVVNALSEYLEVTVKRDGGVYFQRYERGVPVEEFKKIGTTSKTGTKVTFKPDPEIFETTEFSFEILSKRMRELAFLNSGIRISIADESQGKKNEYFAEGGIISYLKYLNRAKALLIEEPIYINGTHENIMVEIVFTYNDTYNENIYSFVNNIHTVEGGTHEAGFKASYTKIFNSFINRHGLLKEKINLTGDDLREGLSVIISVRMNEPVFEGQTKGKLGSSQARVAVETIMNSNLPDFLEENPHIVKKILDKAVQAYRAREAARKAKEITRRKSALEVSTLPGKLADCQEKDPSKSELFIVEGDSAGGSAKQCRDRRFQAILPLKGKILNVEKARFDKLLSNNEIKNIITALGTGIGKDDFNIEKLRYHKIIIMTDADVDGAHISTLLMTFFFRYMREIIERGYLYVARPPLYKVKKGKSERYINDEHEMQDFLLELGLDGVEIKNLSQHRYNEVFKNLMKFFELIDVFSKRDMPKDILYELSLYEDLKPQSLNDRVFVENMFNILRDKGLLDVYKKAYIDFNPEYGRYNIILEHDKGMFIINTDFIGSPEFKELQRLSKFAKEIGIDNIKVTIDNEDIVFEKLQDLVSYIENRAKKGLNIQRYKGLGEMNPEQLWETTVDPERRTLYRITINDAEEADELFSLLMGDVVAPRREFIETNALNAKNIDI, from the coding sequence ATGACTGAAAATAGAAAAGATTATAATGAAGAAAGTATTAAGGTTTTGGAAGGTCTTGAACCTGTTAGACAAAGACCCGGTATGTATATCGGTTCAGTTGACCAGAGAGGGCTTCATCATCTTGTATATGAGGTCGTTGATAATTCAATAGATGAAGCTTCTGCAGGGTATTGTGACGAAATTAAAGTTATTTTGCATATTGATGGCAGTGTAACTATTGAGGATAATGGTAGGGGGATTCCTGTTGGTGAGCATCCTGTTGCCAAAAAGCCTACTGTTGAGGTGGTTATGACTACCCTTCATGCAGGGGGTAAATTTAATTCAGGTGCTTATTATGCCTCAGGAGGACTTCATGGTGTAGGAGTAAGCGTTGTTAATGCGCTTTCGGAATATCTTGAAGTCACTGTAAAAAGGGATGGAGGAGTTTATTTTCAGAGATACGAAAGAGGTGTGCCTGTTGAGGAGTTTAAAAAGATTGGTACTACAAGCAAGACAGGTACAAAAGTAACTTTTAAGCCTGACCCTGAAATATTTGAAACTACAGAATTTTCTTTTGAGATACTTTCTAAGAGAATGAGGGAGCTCGCCTTTTTAAATAGTGGGATAAGGATATCTATTGCGGATGAATCTCAAGGGAAGAAGAATGAATACTTTGCAGAAGGCGGTATAATAAGTTACTTAAAGTATTTAAATAGAGCAAAGGCACTTTTAATTGAAGAGCCTATATATATAAACGGCACTCATGAGAATATTATGGTAGAAATAGTTTTTACTTATAATGATACCTATAACGAAAATATTTATTCATTTGTAAATAATATTCATACTGTTGAAGGTGGTACTCATGAGGCGGGTTTTAAGGCTTCTTACACAAAGATATTTAACTCTTTTATAAATAGGCATGGCTTATTGAAAGAAAAGATAAATTTAACTGGTGATGATTTAAGAGAGGGGTTATCTGTAATAATATCGGTTAGAATGAATGAGCCCGTTTTTGAAGGACAGACGAAAGGTAAGCTTGGTTCTTCTCAAGCACGGGTAGCTGTAGAAACTATAATGAACAGTAATTTGCCAGATTTTCTTGAAGAAAACCCACATATTGTAAAAAAGATTTTGGATAAAGCTGTTCAGGCATATCGCGCAAGAGAAGCTGCGAGAAAAGCTAAAGAGATAACAAGGAGAAAGAGTGCTCTTGAGGTTTCAACTTTGCCTGGAAAACTTGCGGATTGTCAGGAAAAAGACCCTTCAAAGTCTGAGTTATTTATTGTTGAGGGTGATTCAGCGGGTGGCTCAGCAAAACAATGTAGGGACAGAAGATTTCAGGCAATTTTGCCACTGAAAGGTAAGATACTGAATGTTGAAAAGGCAAGATTTGATAAATTATTATCAAATAATGAGATAAAAAATATTATTACTGCTCTTGGAACAGGAATTGGAAAAGATGATTTTAATATTGAAAAGTTAAGATATCATAAGATTATTATTATGACAGATGCTGATGTGGATGGTGCTCATATTTCGACACTTCTTATGACCTTTTTCTTTAGATATATGAGAGAGATAATAGAGAGAGGATATTTATATGTCGCAAGGCCTCCTCTTTACAAAGTTAAGAAAGGTAAATCAGAAAGATATATCAATGACGAGCATGAAATGCAGGATTTTCTTCTTGAGTTAGGACTTGATGGTGTAGAGATAAAAAATCTGTCACAGCATAGGTATAATGAAGTTTTTAAAAATCTTATGAAGTTTTTTGAACTTATTGATGTTTTTTCTAAAAGGGATATGCCAAAGGATATTTTGTATGAGCTTTCTTTGTATGAAGATTTAAAGCCACAATCCCTTAACGATAGAGTGTTTGTTGAAAATATGTTTAATATTTTGAGAGATAAGGGGCTTTTAGATGTTTATAAAAAGGCTTATATAGATTTTAACCCTGAATATGGAAGATATAATATTATTCTTGAGCATGATAAGGGGATGTTTATTATAAATACTGACTTTATTGGAAGTCCTGAGTTTAAGGAGTTGCAGAGGCTGTCTAAATTTGCAAAAGAGATTGGCATAGACAATATAAAAGTTACCATAGATAACGAAGATATTGTTTTTGAAAAGCTCCAGGATTTAGTAAGTTATATTGAGAATAGAGCTAAAAAAGGTTTGAATATACAAAGATATAAGGGTCTTGGTGAGATGAATCCTGAACAGTTATGGGAAACGACTGTGGACCCTGAAAGAAGGACTTTGTATAGAATCACTATAAATGATGCTGAAGAAGCGGATGAACTTTTTTCTCTACTTATGGGGGATGTGGTTGCACCCAGAAGGGAATTTATCGAAACCAATGCATTAAATGCTAAGAATATAGATATTTAA
- the gyrA gene encoding DNA gyrase subunit A: protein MEKNKGIIDISVEDSIKGSYLDYAMSVIVGRALPDVRDGLKPVHRRVLYAMHEMGVAHNKPFKKSARIVGDVIGKFHPHGDAAVYDTVVRLAQDFSMRYQLIDGQGNFGSVDGDSAAAMRYTEIRMSKIAEEMLADIDKETVDFIPNYDNSMVEPVVLPTKIPNLIINGTSGIAVGMATNIPPHNLREIIDALVYIIDNPDYSHEDIFKIVKGPDFPTAGIIMGISDIRNAYLTGRGSIKVRAKAEIEEFKNGKQQIIITQIPYLVNKATLIEKIAELVRDKKIVGITDLRDESDRDGIRVVIEVRRGELPDVILNQLYKFTQLETSFGFNMVALVDGKPQTLSLFKILEEFLNHRVVVVTRRTQYLLKKAEERLHILEGLKIAVENIDEVIKIIKSSNDTASAKLNLMNRFSFSDVQAQAILEMRLQKLTGLEIDKLLEEYKNTLKNIEYYKSILSSNKVLMGIIREELIEIKDKYGDERRTVIEADTEELLIEDLIPDSETVVTITHNGYIKRTLLSSFTSQRRGGKGKSATLSKGDDFVQKLILSTNHSKLLFFTNKGRIHFLKTYELPESAPGTRGRHIANLLSLESDEYIASAISVNESTKDKCIFMCTKYGTVKKVDIEQFKSGRSGMIAIKLKEGDEIIGSELTSDEDNIILATKKGKTLQFSSKDVRPMGRNAVGVKGISLSRDDRVVSMEVISGHPFILTVTSNGFGKCSLVTDYRIQNRGGKGLKLAKITEKTGPVVGARQVKMEDDIMLIVKSGKIIRISVSEIPVLGRDTQGVKLMNTGEDKIISIAVVKED from the coding sequence ATGGAAAAGAATAAGGGTATTATTGATATAAGTGTAGAAGATTCTATAAAGGGAAGTTATCTCGATTATGCTATGAGCGTAATCGTTGGTAGAGCTTTGCCTGATGTTAGGGACGGGCTAAAGCCTGTCCATAGAAGAGTGTTGTATGCAATGCATGAAATGGGGGTGGCTCATAATAAACCATTTAAAAAGTCTGCAAGAATTGTTGGGGATGTAATAGGTAAATTTCACCCTCATGGTGATGCTGCTGTTTACGATACAGTTGTAAGATTGGCTCAAGACTTTTCTATGAGATACCAATTAATCGATGGTCAGGGTAATTTTGGTTCTGTGGACGGTGACTCAGCGGCGGCAATGAGATATACAGAAATAAGAATGTCTAAAATCGCCGAAGAGATGCTTGCTGATATTGATAAAGAAACAGTAGATTTTATTCCCAACTATGATAATTCAATGGTTGAGCCTGTAGTCTTACCTACAAAAATTCCTAACCTTATAATTAACGGGACAAGTGGTATTGCTGTTGGGATGGCAACAAATATCCCACCACATAATTTACGTGAAATAATTGATGCTCTTGTTTATATTATTGATAATCCAGATTATTCTCATGAAGATATTTTTAAGATAGTTAAAGGTCCTGACTTTCCTACCGCCGGTATTATTATGGGGATTAGTGACATTAGAAATGCATATCTTACGGGCAGAGGAAGTATCAAGGTAAGGGCTAAAGCTGAAATAGAAGAATTTAAAAACGGCAAACAGCAAATTATTATTACTCAAATTCCATATCTTGTAAATAAAGCTACGCTGATTGAGAAAATTGCCGAGTTGGTTAGAGATAAAAAGATAGTGGGTATTACTGACTTGCGTGATGAGTCTGACAGAGATGGAATAAGGGTAGTTATTGAGGTTAGGCGGGGTGAATTACCCGATGTTATTTTAAATCAGCTGTATAAGTTTACTCAGCTTGAAACATCATTTGGCTTTAATATGGTTGCCCTTGTGGATGGTAAACCACAGACCCTTTCACTCTTTAAAATTCTTGAGGAATTTTTAAATCATAGAGTTGTTGTAGTTACAAGAAGGACGCAGTACTTATTAAAAAAGGCAGAAGAAAGACTCCATATATTAGAAGGTTTGAAGATTGCAGTTGAGAATATAGATGAAGTTATTAAAATAATAAAATCTTCCAATGATACTGCCAGCGCTAAATTGAATTTGATGAACAGATTTAGTTTTAGTGATGTGCAGGCTCAGGCTATCCTTGAAATGAGATTGCAAAAATTAACAGGGCTTGAGATAGATAAGTTATTGGAAGAGTACAAAAATACTCTAAAAAATATTGAATACTACAAAAGTATCTTATCAAGTAATAAAGTATTGATGGGAATTATTAGAGAGGAATTGATTGAAATAAAAGATAAATATGGTGATGAAAGAAGGACTGTCATTGAAGCTGACACTGAAGAGCTACTTATTGAAGACCTTATCCCTGACAGTGAAACTGTTGTTACAATCACACATAATGGCTATATAAAGAGAACACTCCTATCTTCGTTTACTTCTCAAAGAAGGGGTGGCAAAGGTAAAAGTGCGACCCTTAGCAAAGGGGATGATTTTGTCCAAAAGCTCATTTTAAGTACAAACCATTCTAAATTATTGTTTTTTACTAACAAAGGTAGAATTCATTTTTTAAAAACTTATGAGCTACCTGAATCTGCTCCGGGGACAAGGGGTAGGCATATTGCTAACCTTCTAAGTTTAGAGTCTGATGAGTATATTGCTTCGGCAATATCTGTTAATGAAAGCACAAAAGATAAATGTATATTCATGTGTACAAAATATGGAACAGTTAAAAAGGTTGATATTGAGCAGTTTAAAAGCGGTCGCAGCGGCATGATTGCTATTAAATTGAAAGAAGGTGATGAAATTATCGGTTCAGAGTTAACTTCTGATGAAGATAATATTATTCTTGCGACAAAGAAGGGTAAAACACTCCAATTTTCATCTAAAGATGTTAGACCTATGGGAAGAAATGCTGTAGGAGTAAAAGGGATTAGTCTGTCAAGAGATGATAGAGTTGTATCTATGGAAGTTATTTCGGGTCATCCTTTTATACTTACAGTTACTTCTAATGGTTTTGGTAAATGTTCTCTTGTGACAGATTATAGAATTCAAAATAGAGGCGGTAAAGGTCTCAAACTTGCGAAAATTACCGAGAAAACAGGTCCTGTTGTAGGGGCAAGACAGGTAAAGATGGAAGATGATATAATGCTCATTGTAAAAAGTGGTAAAATTATTAGAATAAGTGTATCTGAGATACCTGTTTTAGGAAGAGATACTCAAGGTGTGAAGCTTATGAATACAGGGGAAGATAAAATTATCTCTATAGCTGTTGTAAAGGAGGATTAG
- the folD gene encoding bifunctional methylenetetrahydrofolate dehydrogenase/methenyltetrahydrofolate cyclohydrolase FolD translates to MTTIIDGKALGLKIRGKIAEEVAEVSRKVGRKPGLAVVLVGEDPASQVYVNMKEKACLEAGFNSSVYRLSQSTTTDELLNLIDELNKNDGIDGILVQLPLPEQIDEKEVLYSIDPKKDVDGFHPFNVGLLNIGEDTLFPCTPYGVMKIFEEYGIELSGKNAVVIGRSNIVGKPMASLLLRGNATVTICHSRTKDIASICKNADIIVAAVGIPQFVTADFVKDGAVVIDVGINRVDGKLVGDVNYSDVFDKCSYITPVPGGVGPMTIAMLMFNTLKSFKTRTHQY, encoded by the coding sequence ATGACTACCATTATTGATGGCAAGGCATTAGGTCTTAAAATAAGAGGTAAGATAGCTGAAGAAGTGGCTGAAGTAAGTAGAAAAGTTGGTAGAAAACCTGGCCTTGCAGTAGTTTTGGTTGGTGAAGATCCCGCAAGCCAAGTTTATGTTAATATGAAGGAAAAAGCTTGCCTTGAGGCTGGGTTTAATTCATCTGTGTATAGATTGAGTCAAAGCACAACTACTGATGAGTTATTGAATCTTATTGATGAATTAAATAAAAATGATGGTATTGACGGTATTCTTGTTCAGCTTCCTTTGCCTGAACAGATTGATGAGAAGGAAGTTCTTTATTCGATAGACCCAAAAAAGGATGTAGATGGTTTCCATCCTTTTAATGTTGGTTTGCTAAATATTGGAGAAGACACTCTCTTTCCGTGTACTCCGTATGGTGTTATGAAAATATTTGAGGAATATGGTATTGAATTGTCCGGTAAAAACGCAGTAGTTATAGGAAGGAGTAATATTGTAGGAAAACCGATGGCTTCCCTTTTACTAAGGGGGAATGCCACTGTAACTATTTGTCACTCAAGGACAAAAGATATTGCCTCAATATGTAAGAATGCTGATATTATAGTTGCTGCAGTAGGTATTCCTCAGTTTGTAACGGCAGATTTTGTCAAGGATGGTGCTGTTGTAATTGATGTTGGAATTAACAGAGTGGATGGTAAGTTGGTTGGTGATGTTAACTATTCTGATGTTTTTGACAAGTGCAGCTATATTACCCCTGTACCCGGTGGTGTTGGCCCTATGACAATAGCTATGTTGATGTTTAACACATTAAAATCATTTAAGACAAGAACTCATCAATATTAA
- the mnmE gene encoding tRNA uridine-5-carboxymethylaminomethyl(34) synthesis GTPase MnmE: MDTIFAPITPVVNSAVIVVRVSGPTATDVYTLLRKKSGECFKDFEHRKVYHLDFLYNNNPIDDVLVYYFKAPNSYTGEDVIEISFHGNPKIVSMAFSEFKKLGFRFAEPGEFTKRAFLNGKIDLSQAEAVNELISSKSEFAVMRSFEQLKGNLREDLIGFKDNLLDILSVVEVFVDFPDEDIDEEQILFCKEKLSSILDNLLVLLDNFNKVKYLKSGISVSIIGKPNVGKSSLLNVLLNENRAIVSDIPGTTRDYIEGMIMIGDLPVKFIDTAGIRTADSSIEAFGIEKSFERVKDADIVLLVFDVSSKLSDEDYRLLELVNDKKIIVVGNKSDKDKVLDYNCDVYVSSKTKEGIKALQDIIYKSALGVDFDKINQTFLITERHFSTFQEVYDILFALSSNFDIERLDLISIDLHYCLDKITEITGQKYTDELLDNIFSKFCIGK, translated from the coding sequence ATGGACACGATATTTGCGCCGATTACTCCGGTTGTAAACAGTGCAGTAATTGTAGTAAGAGTATCAGGGCCTACTGCCACTGATGTATATACTTTGCTTAGAAAAAAGTCCGGAGAATGTTTCAAGGATTTTGAGCACAGAAAAGTCTATCATTTGGATTTTTTATACAATAATAATCCTATAGATGATGTTTTGGTTTATTATTTTAAAGCACCAAATTCTTATACAGGTGAAGATGTAATAGAGATATCTTTCCATGGCAATCCTAAGATAGTTTCTATGGCTTTCTCCGAATTTAAAAAACTTGGCTTTAGGTTTGCAGAGCCGGGAGAATTTACAAAGAGAGCTTTTTTAAATGGAAAGATTGATTTATCCCAGGCTGAAGCAGTCAATGAGTTGATATCCTCTAAAAGTGAGTTTGCGGTAATGCGGTCATTTGAGCAGCTTAAGGGTAACTTAAGGGAAGATTTAATTGGTTTTAAAGATAATCTCCTTGATATTCTCTCAGTTGTTGAGGTTTTTGTGGATTTTCCTGACGAGGATATCGATGAAGAGCAGATATTATTTTGTAAAGAGAAGCTTAGTTCTATTTTGGATAACTTACTTGTATTATTAGATAATTTCAATAAAGTCAAGTATCTTAAGTCAGGTATTTCAGTCTCAATTATAGGGAAGCCGAATGTTGGAAAATCATCTCTATTGAATGTATTGCTTAATGAAAATAGAGCAATAGTATCTGATATCCCGGGCACTACACGCGATTATATAGAAGGGATGATAATGATAGGTGATCTGCCTGTGAAATTTATTGATACTGCAGGTATTAGGACTGCTGATTCAAGTATTGAAGCTTTTGGTATTGAAAAAAGTTTTGAGCGGGTTAAGGATGCGGATATTGTTTTGCTGGTCTTTGACGTTTCTTCAAAACTTTCTGACGAAGATTATAGATTGCTTGAACTTGTAAATGATAAAAAAATTATTGTAGTAGGTAATAAGTCGGACAAAGATAAAGTATTGGATTATAATTGTGATGTATATGTTTCTTCTAAAACTAAAGAAGGTATTAAGGCTTTACAGGATATTATTTATAAGAGTGCTTTGGGCGTGGATTTTGATAAAATTAATCAAACCTTTTTAATTACAGAGCGTCATTTCAGCACTTTTCAAGAGGTTTACGATATTCTTTTTGCCCTGTCTAGTAATTTTGATATTGAAAGATTGGACTTAATTTCTATAGATTTGCATTATTGTCTTGATAAAATAACTGAAATCACTGGTCAAAAATATACAGATGAGTTGTTAGATAATATTTTTTCCAAATTTTGTATTGGGAAGTAA